From Weissella confusa, a single genomic window includes:
- the polA gene encoding DNA polymerase I, whose amino-acid sequence MAKPTLLLIDGNSLAFRAFYALINQVDRFVNHEGLHTNALVGFNNLLDGIVDPFKPDLALVAWDAGKTTFRTGKFDNYKGNRDKTPQELVEQFEPLRKMVELHGIKSYELPGYEADDIIGTTARMGEAAGYAVTIVTGDRDMTQLVTDDVSVWVTKKGITEMDHYTPAMVAEVYDGLTAAQIVEVKGLQGDTSDNYPGVAGIGPKTAIKLMKEYHTIPEMYERIDEMKASKQKEKLVAGKEDALLSRDLATIRTNAPVDYTLTDLAYQGPDYDAIIPFYQHLDFKAQLVKLANQGHTIPAPLHNEADENGEPVHDLSNTPLEVRELTATNLTHIEQLGDEVSFYLELDGDNYHTAAPVGFAIGNNEHGYFVSRDIELLVQGTPVNKMLQDPAIKKNVFNAKETIVALRRLGVTFPAVDFDLLLVAYLLDTNDNNNDLGALAHENGYYAVRTDEEVYGKGAKFAIPEADEDLFEHLGRKAMAIQYLKTPLIKKLADHEQTNLYEEIELPLTYVLADMEATGITVDANTLLEMRSKLTERLSELEQTIYQQAGHEFNIQSPKQLGVILFEEMGYTPIKKTKTGYSTSVEVLEQMGDVPLVASILEYRQIAKIQSTYVEGLLRVIHGSDSKVHTRYLQTLTQTGRLSSVEPNLQNIPVRIEEGRRIRKAFIPRQEDWMIFSADYSQIELRVLAHITGDKHLQEAFINGEDIHAATARRIFGLAPEETVDGNIRRQAKAVNFGIVYGISDFGLAKNIGVSRKQAKQIIDTYFEQYPGVKQWSEDIIASAREKGYVETIAHRRRYLPDIKAKNFNARSFAERTAMNSPIQGSAADIIKIAMINMQQAIADAGLQAKMLLQVHDELIFEAPASEIEALHELVPRIMDSAVKLDVPLSVASHEGKSWYDAK is encoded by the coding sequence ATGGCAAAACCAACATTACTATTGATTGATGGTAACTCACTGGCTTTTCGTGCATTTTATGCGCTGATTAACCAAGTTGACCGTTTTGTAAATCACGAAGGACTACACACGAACGCGCTAGTAGGCTTTAACAACCTGTTGGACGGGATTGTTGATCCATTTAAGCCTGATTTGGCATTGGTTGCTTGGGATGCTGGTAAGACGACGTTCCGTACAGGAAAGTTTGACAACTATAAGGGAAACCGAGACAAGACGCCACAAGAATTGGTCGAACAATTCGAACCACTGCGTAAGATGGTTGAATTGCACGGAATCAAGTCATACGAGCTACCTGGCTATGAGGCTGATGATATTATCGGAACCACTGCTCGTATGGGAGAAGCCGCCGGTTACGCGGTAACAATTGTGACGGGAGACCGTGATATGACGCAATTGGTGACCGACGATGTGTCTGTTTGGGTGACTAAGAAGGGTATCACCGAAATGGATCACTACACACCAGCGATGGTTGCAGAAGTCTACGACGGTTTGACTGCAGCGCAAATCGTTGAAGTTAAGGGACTCCAAGGCGATACGAGTGATAATTATCCCGGTGTTGCTGGCATCGGTCCTAAGACAGCAATCAAGTTGATGAAGGAATACCACACCATTCCTGAGATGTATGAGCGCATTGATGAAATGAAAGCTTCTAAGCAAAAGGAAAAGTTGGTTGCTGGTAAGGAAGATGCGTTGTTGTCACGTGACTTGGCAACGATTCGCACGAATGCACCGGTTGATTACACGTTGACTGATTTGGCTTATCAAGGGCCAGATTACGACGCCATTATTCCGTTCTATCAACATTTAGATTTCAAGGCACAATTGGTGAAGTTGGCTAATCAAGGACACACCATCCCTGCGCCACTGCACAATGAGGCTGATGAAAACGGTGAACCAGTTCATGATTTGAGCAATACGCCTTTGGAAGTTCGTGAGTTGACCGCCACAAACTTGACGCACATTGAACAGCTTGGTGATGAGGTTAGTTTTTATCTTGAACTAGATGGTGATAATTACCACACAGCCGCACCAGTCGGGTTTGCAATTGGTAATAATGAGCACGGATACTTTGTGAGTCGTGACATTGAGTTGCTGGTACAAGGCACTCCCGTTAACAAGATGCTACAAGACCCAGCGATTAAGAAAAATGTCTTTAACGCCAAGGAGACTATCGTGGCGTTGCGTCGTCTTGGTGTGACATTCCCAGCGGTTGACTTCGATTTGTTGTTGGTTGCGTACTTGCTAGACACGAACGACAATAACAACGATTTAGGCGCATTAGCCCACGAAAACGGCTACTATGCGGTTCGTACTGACGAAGAGGTTTACGGCAAGGGGGCCAAGTTTGCCATTCCTGAAGCCGATGAAGATCTTTTTGAGCACCTTGGTCGCAAGGCGATGGCTATTCAATACTTGAAGACGCCACTGATCAAGAAACTAGCCGACCACGAACAAACGAATTTGTACGAAGAAATCGAATTGCCGTTGACGTATGTGCTAGCTGACATGGAGGCAACCGGTATTACAGTGGATGCCAACACGTTGCTCGAAATGCGCAGCAAGTTGACGGAGCGTTTATCAGAACTTGAACAAACGATTTATCAACAAGCGGGCCACGAATTCAACATTCAATCTCCTAAGCAATTAGGGGTTATCTTGTTCGAGGAAATGGGTTACACGCCAATTAAGAAGACTAAGACTGGTTACTCAACCAGTGTTGAAGTTTTGGAGCAAATGGGGGATGTCCCTCTGGTTGCGTCAATTTTGGAATACCGCCAGATTGCGAAGATTCAATCAACGTACGTCGAAGGATTGTTGCGTGTGATTCACGGTTCTGATTCAAAGGTGCACACGCGTTACTTGCAAACATTGACGCAGACTGGTCGTTTGTCATCAGTTGAGCCAAACTTGCAAAACATCCCAGTACGCATTGAAGAAGGTCGCCGCATTCGCAAGGCCTTCATTCCACGACAAGAAGACTGGATGATTTTCAGTGCTGACTACTCACAAATTGAGTTGCGTGTTTTGGCACACATAACTGGTGACAAACACTTGCAAGAAGCATTTATTAATGGCGAGGACATTCACGCGGCCACAGCACGCCGTATCTTTGGTCTAGCGCCAGAAGAAACGGTTGATGGCAACATCCGTCGTCAAGCAAAGGCCGTGAACTTCGGTATTGTGTATGGTATCTCTGACTTTGGTTTGGCCAAGAACATTGGTGTGTCACGAAAGCAAGCCAAGCAAATCATCGACACGTACTTTGAACAATACCCAGGTGTTAAGCAATGGTCAGAAGACATTATTGCGTCAGCGCGTGAAAAGGGCTATGTGGAAACGATTGCGCACCGTCGTCGTTACTTGCCTGATATTAAGGCGAAGAACTTTAACGCCCGTAGCTTTGCGGAGCGTACGGCGATGAATTCACCAATTCAAGGTTCAGCCGCTGACATCATCAAAATTGCGATGATTAACATGCAACAAGCGATTGCGGATGCAGGTTTGCAAGCGAAGATGCTACTTCAGGTACACGACGAATTGATTTTTGAGGCACCAGCCAGCGAAATTGAAGCGTTGCATGAACTTGTGCCACGCATCATGGATTCAGCTGTTAAGTTGGATGTGCCACTATCAGTTGCCAGTCACGAAGGCAAGAGCTGGTACGACGCAAAGTAA
- a CDS encoding Bax inhibitor-1/YccA family protein encodes MDNFGFEQQEPRLVNPDMQGLNSFFKKVYTYMALALLVTAVTAYLGITMFARQIATIFSSPISSIIMIGVVFGFVYLFGKRVYQSPAQAFGMLMGFAVLNGLMFTVIGMVTPIGTLATAFLTTAFLFAGMALYGVTTKKSMASMSSILFGSLIALIIGGIINLFFFNSIVYMFLSVVGVIVFALFTAYDMNRLKAMYMQFAGDADMEQGMAVSGALSLYMDFINLFIYMIQLFTAFGGSRD; translated from the coding sequence ATGGATAATTTTGGATTTGAACAACAAGAGCCACGTCTGGTTAACCCAGATATGCAAGGCTTGAACAGTTTCTTTAAGAAGGTCTACACATACATGGCCTTGGCATTGTTGGTAACTGCAGTTACGGCATACTTGGGCATTACAATGTTTGCGCGCCAAATCGCAACGATCTTCAGCAGCCCAATTTCATCAATCATCATGATTGGCGTTGTGTTTGGCTTCGTTTACTTGTTTGGTAAGCGTGTTTATCAAAGCCCAGCGCAAGCATTTGGTATGTTGATGGGATTCGCCGTGTTGAACGGATTGATGTTCACGGTCATCGGTATGGTAACGCCAATTGGAACGTTAGCAACGGCATTCTTGACGACGGCATTCTTGTTTGCTGGTATGGCTTTGTACGGTGTCACGACTAAGAAGTCAATGGCGTCAATGTCATCTATCTTGTTTGGTTCATTGATTGCCTTGATTATCGGAGGCATCATCAACTTGTTCTTCTTCAACAGCATTGTGTACATGTTCTTGTCAGTTGTTGGTGTGATTGTCTTTGCATTGTTTACGGCATACGACATGAACCGTTTGAAGGCAATGTACATGCAATTTGCTGGTGATGCAGACATGGAACAAGGAATGGCCGTTTCAGGTGCGTTGTCACTATACATGGACTTCATTAACTTGTTCATCTACATGATTCAATTGTTCACTGCATTCGGTGGATCACGCGATTAA
- the mutM gene encoding bifunctional DNA-formamidopyrimidine glycosylase/DNA-(apurinic or apyrimidinic site) lyase codes for MPELPEVETVRRGLTRLVVGRKVLGTEVRWEKTIGGMAPEEFDAELVGRTIDKVDRRGKYLLFRFSGGLTMVSHLRMEGAYYTVPAGTEPGKHDLVTFHLDEGIDLFYRDTRKFGRMNLVPDAEALQVAGLAKIGPEPTEQDLSLAYMISEFGKSRMHVKPFLLDQSHIAGLGNIYVDETLWQSQIHPLTAANKLTEDELARLRENIIHEIARATEHHGTTVHSFTTAFGEAGEFQNELQVYGRVGEPCLRCGHPLEKMKVAQRGTTYCPVCQVEKD; via the coding sequence ATGCCAGAGCTTCCTGAAGTTGAAACGGTTCGTCGTGGCCTTACACGACTAGTAGTAGGACGTAAAGTACTGGGTACAGAGGTACGCTGGGAAAAGACAATCGGCGGTATGGCACCAGAAGAATTCGATGCCGAATTAGTTGGCCGTACAATCGATAAAGTGGATCGTCGTGGTAAATATCTGCTATTCCGTTTTTCTGGTGGCTTAACCATGGTGTCGCATTTGCGTATGGAAGGTGCCTACTATACCGTGCCAGCGGGTACCGAGCCTGGTAAGCACGACCTAGTGACATTCCATCTTGATGAGGGAATTGATTTGTTTTACCGAGATACACGTAAGTTCGGTCGTATGAACCTTGTACCAGATGCTGAAGCGCTACAAGTTGCTGGATTGGCTAAAATTGGTCCAGAACCAACTGAGCAGGATTTATCGTTGGCTTATATGATTAGTGAATTTGGCAAGTCACGTATGCACGTCAAGCCATTTTTGCTTGATCAAAGCCATATTGCGGGGTTAGGTAATATTTACGTCGATGAAACGCTGTGGCAATCACAGATTCACCCGTTAACAGCCGCGAACAAGCTAACCGAAGACGAACTAGCCCGCTTGCGTGAGAATATCATTCATGAAATTGCTCGTGCCACTGAACACCACGGTACAACCGTGCACAGTTTTACGACGGCCTTCGGTGAAGCAGGTGAGTTCCAAAATGAGTTGCAAGTTTATGGACGTGTTGGTGAACCGTGTCTTCGTTGTGGACACCCACTTGAGAAGATGAAAGTTGCACAACGCGGGACAACTTATTGCCCTGTTTGCCAAGTAGAAAAGGATTAA
- the murC gene encoding UDP-N-acetylmuramate--L-alanine ligase: MDKDTLYYFIGIKGSGMSALALILHDQGLQVAGSDIDEYTFTQKPLAAAGIPMYSFDAANIKPGMTIIRGNAFTDDQVEVAAALAMGDQVNVVTYPDMVESLIKQYTSIGVAGAHGKTSTTGLLAHVLAGIAPTSYLIGDGTGKGVPDARFFIFEADEYRRHFKDYTPDYAIMTNIDFDHPDYYTGVDDVRSAFEEFGNNVKKGIFAWGDDPQLRQMKVDVPVYFYGTNPETDDFYATDIKRSTTGSSFDVYYHDEFLGNFEVPLFGQHGVLNSLAVIAVAYFEKIDGDLVRKELLSFKGVKRRFTEKQIGPVTIIDDYAHHPSEITATLDAARQKYPGRELVAVFQPHTFSRTIAYQDDFAKSLELADKVYLTEIFASAREAAGDISSSDLGAKISKFGGIVSPTDVAPLLDHEEGVFIFMGAGDLQNTEFAFEKILANTQSNLQ; the protein is encoded by the coding sequence ATGGACAAAGATACGTTGTACTACTTTATTGGAATTAAGGGCTCAGGTATGAGTGCGCTGGCTTTGATTCTTCACGATCAAGGCCTACAAGTCGCAGGTTCTGACATTGACGAATATACTTTCACGCAAAAGCCCTTGGCTGCAGCAGGTATTCCAATGTATTCATTCGACGCCGCAAACATCAAGCCAGGTATGACGATTATTCGTGGAAACGCCTTTACTGATGATCAAGTAGAAGTTGCCGCAGCTTTGGCAATGGGTGATCAAGTAAATGTTGTGACGTACCCTGACATGGTTGAAAGCCTAATTAAGCAATACACGTCAATCGGTGTTGCTGGTGCCCACGGTAAGACGTCAACGACTGGTTTGTTGGCCCACGTGTTGGCTGGTATCGCACCAACGTCATACTTGATTGGAGATGGTACAGGTAAGGGAGTTCCTGACGCCCGCTTCTTTATTTTTGAAGCTGACGAATACCGTCGCCACTTTAAGGATTACACACCTGACTACGCCATCATGACCAACATCGACTTTGATCACCCTGATTACTACACGGGTGTTGATGACGTTCGCAGTGCTTTCGAAGAATTCGGAAACAACGTCAAGAAGGGTATTTTTGCTTGGGGTGACGATCCACAACTTCGCCAAATGAAGGTGGATGTGCCGGTTTACTTCTACGGTACGAACCCTGAAACGGATGATTTCTACGCGACTGATATTAAGCGTTCAACGACTGGTTCTAGCTTTGATGTCTACTACCACGATGAATTTTTGGGTAACTTTGAGGTGCCTTTGTTCGGTCAACACGGTGTGCTAAACTCTTTGGCTGTTATCGCTGTTGCATACTTTGAAAAGATTGATGGCGATCTTGTGCGCAAGGAGTTGTTGTCTTTTAAGGGTGTTAAGCGCCGCTTTACTGAAAAGCAAATTGGCCCCGTAACCATCATTGATGACTACGCACACCACCCATCAGAAATCACGGCAACCTTGGATGCAGCGCGTCAAAAGTACCCTGGACGTGAATTGGTGGCTGTCTTCCAACCACACACGTTCTCACGTACCATCGCATACCAAGATGATTTTGCAAAGTCACTTGAATTGGCTGACAAGGTGTATTTGACAGAAATCTTTGCTTCAGCACGTGAAGCTGCTGGTGATATTTCATCATCAGATTTGGGTGCTAAGATTTCAAAGTTTGGTGGCATTGTATCACCAACTGACGTCGCACCATTGTTGGACCACGAAGAAGGTGTCTTTATCTTCATGGGTGCTGGTGATTTGCAAAACACGGAGTTTGCGTTTGAGAAGATTCTAGCGAACACGCAATCAAACCTACAGTAA
- the ytpR gene encoding YtpR family tRNA-binding protein: MLITSYNPAGMGDVLVVLTAPAAEHTATQKGDVVRLADKDNALLGLNFLNASQILDLSDVNGQVVLTEEQVAKLNEVLAAAGFEDVLVADTTPKFVVGYVESAEPHPDSDHLQVTTTVVDNDERVQIVSGSPNMRQGIKVVVAKVGAMMPSGLIIWPGALRGVASNGMITSGRELRLPNAPQVPGALILPDDFAEVGTPFDANSAEAQALFQ, from the coding sequence ATGTTGATTACCAGCTACAACCCAGCCGGAATGGGTGATGTTTTGGTTGTGTTGACTGCCCCAGCAGCAGAGCACACCGCAACGCAAAAGGGAGATGTTGTACGCCTTGCTGATAAGGACAACGCCCTTTTGGGATTGAATTTTTTGAACGCTTCACAAATCCTTGATTTGTCAGATGTTAACGGTCAAGTTGTTTTGACAGAAGAACAAGTTGCCAAGTTGAATGAAGTACTTGCAGCCGCAGGATTCGAAGATGTATTGGTAGCTGATACGACGCCTAAGTTTGTTGTCGGATATGTTGAGTCAGCAGAGCCACACCCAGATTCAGATCACTTGCAAGTGACAACGACGGTAGTGGACAATGATGAACGCGTGCAAATCGTTTCAGGTTCACCAAACATGCGCCAAGGCATTAAGGTTGTTGTTGCTAAGGTTGGGGCGATGATGCCTTCAGGTTTGATTATCTGGCCCGGTGCTTTGCGTGGCGTTGCCTCAAACGGTATGATTACGTCTGGTCGTGAGTTGCGTTTGCCAAATGCACCACAAGTACCAGGTGCCTTGATTTTGCCAGATGACTTTGCGGAAGTTGGTACACCATTCGACGCAAACTCAGCCGAAGCACAAGCGTTGTTCCAATAA